The DNA segment GATCGCTCCCGCTCGCTCTCTCTGCAACACCCAATACAAACGGCATCGCAGCCTACTTCTCTCTTCCCTCTATGGCTCGCCTGTAAATTTGTCAAGTTGCAAAAAACAAAACCAACGTTTTATCAACGCCGGTTTCCGCCCCGACACCGGGACCGGTCGAACCGGCCCGCAACTCGGAGCTCGTGTATATTACCTCAGGGTTTCGGATTTGTAAAGCCCCCCTTTGCAGAAAATCGGCATGAAGGGAGCCTACAGTTTACGAATCGCCTCGATCAGCGCGTCCACATTTTCCGGGCGCGTGGCCCAGCTGGTGCAGAACCGCACCGCGGACCGGCCGCTCCCCATCCTCTGCCACAGTTCGAAGGAAAAGTCCCTCAGGAGCCGGTCGATGTCCCCATCCGGCAGGATCGGAAACTGCTGGTTGGTCACGGACTCGTAGAGGAACGGGACTCCCTTCTCCAAAAACGCCTCCCGGAGGCGCATCGCCTGGCGATCCGCATGCCGCGCCAGCTCGAAATACAACCCGTCCTCGAACAGGACCTCGAACTGGATGCCCAGCAGCCGCCCCTTGGCGAGCAGGCCGCCCTGTTGCTTGACGAGCGTTCGGAACTGCCGGATGCGCCCGGGGCTCGGTATCACGACCGCCTCGCCGAACAGAGCGCCGACCTTCGTGCCCCCTATGTAGAAGACGTCGCAGAGCCGGGCGACATCGGGCACCGAGAGCTCCGCCCCCTCGGCCATGACCCCATAGCCCAGCCGCGCCCCGTCCAGGAACAGGGGAAGCCCGTACGAGCGGCAGACCGCGCTCAGCGCCTCGAGCTGTTCCTTCCCATACAGCGTTCCGTTCTCGGTCGGGTGGGAGATGTAGACCATCCCCGGCTGGACCCTGTGCTCGCGGGTGGGATCCGCGCCGAACTCCTCGAGCGCCTCTCGGACCCGCTCCGCGTTCAGGGTCCCGTCCCCGCTCGGGAGCGCCCACACCTTGTGCCCCGTGGCCTCGATCGCCCCCGCCTCATGGACGTTGATGTGTCCCGTATCCGCGCACAGGACCCCCTCGCAGGGGCTCAGGAGGGACTTGATGACGGTGGTGTTGGTCTGGGTTCCGCCGACGAGAAAATGCACCTCGGCCTCCGGGGCCGCGCACGCACCTCGAATCAGCTCCGCGGCGCGCTCGCAGTGAGGGTCGAGCCCGTAGCCCGGCGTCTGTTCCAGGTTCGTCCCGGCCAGGCGCTCCAGGATCCGGGGATGGCACCCCTCCAGATAATCGCTGTCGAATCGTATCATCGCTGCAGCCTCCTGTATGTCGGTTCTCGGGAAATTCGCGCGGCCATGTCCGGCGGTCCGGGGAAAAGGCCCCGGACCCTTCCGCTCAGGGGAGCAACACCGCCGCCGCGGAATCGAAGCCCAGCGTTACGGACTCGCCCTCGCTCCAGATCCGCTTGCCGGGAAGGAAGGGGTCGAAGGAGAGAGCGCTGCGGCCCCCCGGCAGGGCGACCTCGTACTCCATGTGCGACCCCAGAAACGTGGCCGCGGCCACGGTGCCCGTGATCCCGTCCGAACCGGAGGCGAGCCCCGGGACGAGCTTCTCGGGCCGGATCACCAGCATGGCCTCGCTTCCCGCCGAGAGGGCACAGCCCCTGGCTCCCCGGACGGACGCGACGTGGCCGAAGACGTCGACGGAGAAAACCCCGTTCTCCGTCCCCAGGACCCTGCAGGGCAGGACGTTTGCCTGGCCGATGAAGTCCGCCACGAACACGGACTGGGGCTCCGCATAGATTTCGTGCGGCGCACCGATCTGCTCGACCCGGCCCCCGTTCATCACCATGATCCGGTCCGAGAGGGTCAGGGCCTCGCTCTGATCGTGCGTGACGTAGAGGCATGTGATGTCGAGGCTCCTCTGGATCTTTCGGATCTCGGTGCGCATGTGGATGCGCAGCTTGGCGTCGAGGTTCGACAGGGGTTCGTCCATCAGGAGGACCTCCGGCCGGAGCACCAGGACGCGCGCCAGCGCCACGCGCTGCTGCTCCCCGCCCGAGAGCTGGCTGGGGAGGCGGCGTTCGGCCCCCGCAAGGCCGACGAGCTCCAGCCCCTCCGTCACCCTGCGCCGGATCTCGGGCTCGGACAGCCGCTTGACGCGCAGCCCGTAGGCCACGTTCTCGAAGACGCTCATGTGCGGGAAGAGGGCGTAGCTCTGAAAGACGAAGCCGATGCCCCTGCGATTGACGGGGACGCCGGTCACGTCGCGTCCCCCGATCAGGATCGCGCCGGCGCTCGGCGTCTCGAAGCCCGCGACCATGCGCAGCGTGGTGGTCTTGCCGCAGCCGGACGGCCCCAGAAAGGTCACCATCTCGCCGGGCGCGACGGCGATCGAGACGCCATCCACCGCCCGTACGGGCTCTCCGTCCTTCCAGAAGATCTTGGATACGTCCCTGATTTCGAGGCTAACGGCCATGGGTCAAGCTCCCTCCTCCGGAGATGCGCCTCGTCATGAGGCGGGTCAGGCCCGTCAGCACCGCCGTGGCGGCGAACACGAGCAGGATCAGCACGACGGAGAAGGCGCAGGCCTGGGCGAACTGGAGCTCCGTCATGCACTCCAGGATCCGCGTGGTCAGCAGGCTCCAGCGCATGGACACCAGAAAAATGGTGGCGCTGATGGCAGTCATGCAGTGGATGAAGAGGTAGCGCATGCCCATGAGCACTGCGGGGACGACGAGCGGTACGGTCACCCGGAAGAACGTCCGCACCGCGCCCGCCCCCAGACTGGCCGAGGCCTCGTCGAGCGAGGGGTCGATCTGGTGCAGCGACGCGACCACCGCGCGGATGCCCGCCGCCTGATAGCGGAAGAGATAGGCCGCGACCAGCACGGTCATCGTGCCCGTCAGGACGATGGGCGGCCCGTTGAAGGCGATGACGTAGGCGATGCCCACCACCGTCCCGGGCAGAGCGTAGTTCAGCATGGAGGAGAACTCCAGAAAGCGGACGCCGAAGAACTTCTTCCTCTGGACGAGATAGCCGATGAGGACGGCCAGAAGGCCGCCCAGCGGCGTGGCGACCCCCGCGATGATCAGGGTATCGGTCACCGCCTTCTTGCCGTGGGTGAGGACGTAGCGGAAGTTGTCCCACGTCAGGGTGTTGTCCACGCCCCAGACCTTGACCGCCGAGCCCCAGAAGATGATGGAGTAGAGGTAGAGGATGAAGGCGACGACCAGGAAACAGGCGAGGAGGACGCCGCCCTCCGCCGCGGGGCCCAGCCGGACGAACTCGCCCCTGCCGCCGGACTTGCCGCTGACGGTGACGTAGTTCTTCCGCCCCACCCAAAGGCGCTGCAGAAGGTAGACCGTCACGGCGGGGACGAGCAGCAGGAAGGAGAGCGCCGCGCCCCGGCTGAGGTCGTAGAGCCCGGTGATCTGGAGGTAGGCCTGGGTCGGCAGGACGGGGAATCCGTGTCCCGCCAGCACCAGAGGGGTGGCGAAGTCCGCCAGGGAACTGGCGAAGAGCAGCAGGGCCGCGTTGGCGATCCCGGGGATGGAGAGCGGCAGCGTGACCGTGCGGAACACCCGCCCCCCGGAGGCCCCCAGGGAGAGGGCCGCGTTCTCCAGGTTGGGGTCGAGCGCCGAGAGCACGGCCGTCAGGGTCAGGAAGGCCACGGGAAAGTAGGTGAGCGTCTCCGAGATCCAGGTGCCCCAGAAGCCGTAAAAGTTGAAGGACCCCAAACCGAGCAGCTTGACCAGGGTCCCGTTGGGCCCCAGGGCCAGGGTCAGCGCGATGCTGCCCGTGAAGGGCGGGGAGATGAGGGGCAGGGTCGTCACCGCCCCGATCAGGCCCTTGGCCCACAAGGGCAGCCGGGTCCGCGTGACGGTGAAGGCGAAAAGGTAGCCCAGAAAGGTGCCCGAAACGGCCACCCACCCGGCGAGCCACAGGCTGTTGACGAAGGCCTGCCGATCGTACCCGTCCCCCAGGGCGGCGGACAGGGACGCGAGCGTGAGGCCCCCCTCGGCCCAGAAGACCTGGGCGAGGAGCCGAAACAGGGGGTAGAGCACGAAGATCCCCAGCGCGATCCAGACGGCGATCAGAGCCGGAAGAAGGGCGGGGTCCCTCAGGAGAGGGGTGCCCCGCCCGACGCCCGGAGAGTCCGGGAGGCGTCCCATCGTCGCCGGCCTACTTGATGACCTCGTTGATCCAGCGGTCCACGAACCCCTTGCGGCTGGCTCCCTTCCAGGCCACGTCGGTCTCGATCAGCACGACCTTCGAGACGTCCAGCGCGGGGTTGTCGACCGTCACGTCGGTCCGGGTGGGGATGTAGTTGATCTTCTTGTCCACGAGCAGCTGGGCGAAGTCCTTGGAGGTGGCCCAGTCGACGAACTTCGCGGCCTCCTCGGGGTGCTTGGCGCCCTTCAGCATACCCACGGCCTCGACACCGTAGGAGACGCCCTCGGACGGGTAGCTCAGGACCACGGGATAGCCCTGCTGCTGGATATCCAGCGCATCCACGACGTAGAAGATCCCGGACGCCGCCTGCCCCGACGCCACGGGAAGCGCCCCGCCCGCACCGCTCTTGGTGTACATCTGGACGTTCTGATGCAGCTTCCTCTGATACTCGAAGGCCTTGTCCTCGCCCATGATCTTCACGAGGCTGTAAATCCGCTCCGTGGCGGTCCCGGAGGTGCGGGCGTCGGCCATCTGCAGGCCGTTCTTATACGCGGGGTTCAGCAGGTCCTCCCAGGAACGGGGGGCCTCCAGCCCCTTCTCCTTCAGAAAGTCCGTGTTCGTCAGAAAGACCAGAGGGATGATGCCGACGCCCGTCCAGTAGTCCTCGGGAGAGCGGTACTTCGCCGGTATGCCGTCCGCGTTGGCCGGCTTGCGGGCCTCGAACACGCCCTCCTTGACGCCGGCCTCGTAGGTGTCGGCCGGCCCGCCCAGGATGACGTCGGCCTGGGGATTGCCCTTCTCCGCGACCACGCGGGCCAGGGCCTCTCCGGAGGAGAATCGCATGAAGTTCACCTTGATCCCCGTCGCCGCCGTGAAGGCCTCGAAGACCTGGGAGGCGTACTTCTCCGGCATGATGGTGTAGGCGTTGAGTTCACCCGCCCCAGCCGCGGGGACCGCGCCGGCCAGGCACAGGACGAGAAGCAAGAGAGACGAAACGCGCAGCAGATTGAAAGACATGACGAAAAACTCCTCCTCTTGATTTTTTCAGTTTTACCGCAAGACTATTCCACGATCCTGTCCACAAAGAACGTCCGGATGAAGGCGACGATCTGAAGCGCAAAAATGAAGAGGACCACGAACCCCGCGGCCGCGGCCAGCGCCTTGACGCCGTCCACCCCCTGAGCTCCCCCGCCGTATGCCGCCATGATGATGGCCACGGTGCCGACGGAGATGCCCCACAGGGCCTTCAGCTTCGCGGGGGGCTCCGTCCCGATCGGGACGTCCTTCACGCACATGGAGCCGATGTTGGTCAGGGTCGCGTCCGCATTCGTGATGAAGGAGATCAGGATCACGAAGATGTTGACCGGCACCACGATGGCCCCGAGGCCGAAGGGCAGGTGCTTCAGGAACTCCCAGAGCGCCATGATGGCGCCGCCGCTGTTGATGGCCCCGACCAGGTCCGCTCCGCCCGTGGACTGCATGTGGAGCGCACTTCCGCCCCAGATGCCGAACCAGACGAGACCGAAGGCCGACGGCAGGATCCAGTTGACGATCATGTACTCGCGCACCGTGCGGCCGTAGGAGATCATGGCGAGGAAGATCCCCGTGACGGGGGCGTAGCCGACCCAGAAGGCCCAGTCGAAGAGCGTCCAGGACCGGACGAGCGCCTCGCCGCCGATGTCGATGGGGTCGAGGCCCCAGTGCCAGAAGTTGTGGAGCCACTCCGCGAGGCCGGCCGTGAAGAGGCGCATGATGTAGACGAAGGGCCCCGTGAAGAGCAGCAGGGCCAGGAGCCCGTAGTAGAACCAGGCGTTGAGGTTCCCCAGTGCTTTGAGCCCACGGTCCATGCCGATGTAGGAGGAAAAGGTGAAGGAGACGATCAGCAGGGCGCCGATGGCGACGAAGAGCGGGAGCTCTCCCTGAATGCCGTAGCCGCTCTTGAGCCCCCCCATGACCAGGGTGATGCACATGGTCAGGCCCGTCGTCAGGCCGATGGCAAGGGCCAGCATCGAGAGCGTGTCGATCGCCGCGGCGAACCAGCCTCGGGTCACGCGCTCCCCGAAGATCGGCTTGAGCGTCGTCGTAACGTGCAGCCTGTCCCTCTTGTTGTAGTAGATGTAGGCCACGAGCAGGCCGCAGAGCGCGTAGATGGCGTAGGGGACGAACGTCCAGTTGTAGAAGCTGCGCGCCATGGCGAAGATGGCGGCCTTATGCGTGTTGGGCTCGATCCCGATCTGGTTGAGCTCGCCCCACACATTGCCGTAGTAGATGAGGGGCTCGTTGACCCCCCAGGTGACGATGCCCGTCGCCACGCCGCCCGTCAGGGTCATGGCGAACCAGGTCCAAAAGCCGTACTTCGGCTTTGCCTCCCGGCCGCCCAGCCGCAGATTCCCAAGCCGCGAGAAGAACACCACCGCCACCAGGACCACACACGCCATGATCGAGATCTGGTAGAGCCAGCCGAAGCTGTCCAGGGACCAGAAGAAGAATTCGTTGGCCCCCTTGGTCAGGGCCTCCTTGCTCAGCAGCCCCAGAAGGGCCGCCCCGCCGACGACGAAATAGGCCGGGATGAACACCGACCAGCGGATCCGCCTGCCGACGTTCTCCTCCGGGACCCGCGCCGCGTTGCCGTCGTTCCGTTGGTTCTCCATGCCATGACCTCCCGAATCCTGTTTTACGCCCCCCGGTCCGGGGGGTGTCCCCACCTCGAAAAAACGGCCGCATTCCCTTCCGAACTCAGTCCAGGGCCCGACGTGCGGCCTCGAGCATCCGGCCGCTCCTCACCACCTCGTAGGCCGACTGAATGTCCGCCGACAGGTTCCGGTCCCGGTCGTACCAGGGCACCGTCCTGCGGAACTCCTCGTAGGCCGCGGCCGTTCCGCGGCCCAGCCTCAGTTCCGGATTTCCGTTGAGCCTCAGGGTCAGGGCCTGGGCGGCATGGATCATCTCCATGCCCAGGACGTACTTGAGGTTGTCGACGATCCGACGCAGGCGCTGCACGACGTGGGGCATGTTCGTCGCATGGTCCTCCATTCCCCCCGCCAGGGAGAAATAGTCCGCGGAGGACGGGTTGGAGAGATGGCGGATCTCCGCATCGAGGGCCGTGAAGGTCTTCTGGAGCGCCCCGAACGCATGGACGTGGATCTCCTCGGGGGTCAGGAACCGGGGCAGCTTCGTCAGCACGGGGTTGGAAAGGCGGATCGAGCGGTAGCAGGACGTCCGCGAGACGTGGCTCAGCATGATGGCCAGCATCTCGAACCCCACGGCCAGCGTCGTGACCTCGAAGTTGGAGCAGGAGATGATGCGCCGCTCCTCGAGCAGCATGCAGGGGTTGTCGTCGGAGGTGTTCATCTGGATGAGCAGGTAGCGATGCACGTACTCCATGGCGTCCCTCAGGGAGCCGTGGACGTAGGCGCCGGCCCGGAAGCTCACCGGGTCCTGAACCGGACGGTCGGGGTCGGGGTCCTCGATGAAGCTCCCCGCCACGAACCGGCGCACATTGGCGGTGCTGGCGATCTGCCCCGGCAGCTTGCGCAGGGCGTTGCTCCTCTCGTTCAGGGGGGAGACGTTCCCGTTAAGTCCCTCCAGCGAGACGGCATAGATCAGGTCCGCCTGATCCGCGAGCTCGAAAAGGTCCGCCAGGACCAGCGCGCCCTGGGCCGCCGCAAAGGCGTTGCTGCTCACGATCGCCAGACCGTCCTTCGGCCCCAGGACCACGGTCTCGAGGCCGGCCCTTCGGTGGGCCTCCGCGGAGGACATGCGTTCGCCCCGGTAGACCACGTCCCCCTCGCCGATCATCGCCAGCCCGATGTGGGAGAGCTCCGTGATGTCCCCCTCCCCGATCGAGCCGCGCTCCGGAATGACCGGGTGCAGACGGTGGTTCAGGAAGTCGGCGTAGCGCCGTGCGATAGCGGGCTGAATGCCCGTATTGCCGTTCAGCAGGCAATTCAGGCGGATCGCCATCGCCGCCCGCACCTCGGCCTCCGAGGCCTCGGGCCCGACGCCCAGGGTGTGCGAGTGCACGAGGTTCTCGTTGTAGGCCTTGAAATACTCCGAGGCGATGTGCCGGTCCTTGTTCCAGCCCACGCCGGTGTTGAATCCATATACGGGAACGTCGCTCTCCGCCAGGTCGTAGACCAGCCGCCTCGAGGCCTCGAGCCGCTCGAGGCCGTCGGAGGAGATCTCCACCTCCGCCCCCTCGCAGGCAATCCGCCACAGATGGTCGAGAGTCAGGTTGGAGCCGTTCAGCGTCACCTTCATGATTCCGTGCCCTCCGTCCTTGCATGAAACCGAATTGTGTCCGAGAGAAGAGGCGAGGCATTCCGGGGAGGCGTAAAGAAGCGCGACAAGCGGCCGTCGTACCGCTCGCCTCCGCCAATTATACCATTCCCGTCCTCCCGGATAAGGTAAACTCTAGGGGGCGCCAGCCGTTCCGGCCGACGCCAAAAAACAACTTTGCTGCGGACGGGAGCGATGAGGATGTCCGAACTTTACGGGTTGATCCTGACTGGGGGAAGCGGGACCAGGCTGTGGCCCCGGTCCCGGGAGGACCTGCCGAAGCAGTTCCTGGCTCTGTGCGGAGCGCGGACGCTGTTTCAGGAGACGATCGTGCGGATGCTGCGCATCCTGCCCCCGGAGCGACTGCGGGCGGTGACCGGAGCCCAGTGGGAATCCCTGGTGGCTCACCAGGCCCGGGAGGTCGCGCACACCCCCGAGGACTTCATCGTCCTGGAGCCGACGATGCGCAACACGGCGCCGGCCATCCTGCTGGGATGCGAGGCGCTTCGGGACTCGGGCGCGGGAGAGGACGACGTCGTCGTCGTCACGCCGAGCGACCATATCGTCCGGAACCCCGACGCCTTCTCCGAGGCCCTCGAGCGCGCGGTGGAGGCCGCACGGGCCGGATGCCTGGCGACGCTGGGCATCGTACCCGACCGGCCCGATACCGGCTTCGGGTACATCCGACGGGGGGCGGCACGCGGCCCCTGGTTCGAGGTCGAGGCCTTCGTGGAGAAGCCCGACGCGGCGACCGCCGAGGAGTACCTGAGAAGCGGCGCCTACCTCTGGAACGGCGGCGTGTTCGTCTTCACCCTGGGGAGCCTCTACCGGGAGCTCGAGCGGACGTCCCCGCCCCTGTTCTCCCTGGCGGGGAGGGGCGCCGCCGCGCTGCACGGCGAGTTCGAGGGAATCGAGCCCATCTCCTTCGACTACGCCGTCATGGAGCGGGCCCGGAGGGTGGCGGTGGTCCCCCTGGATGCGGGCTGGTCCGACGTGGGCTCCTGGGACGCGCTGCACGAGGTCTCCGACCGCGACGAGCGCAACAACGCGGCCATCGGCGACGTGACGCTGCGCAACGCCTCCAACTGCTTCGTGGACTCCAGAAACCGCCTGACGGTGCTGAACGACGTGGAGGACATCGTCGTGGTCGACTCCCCCGACGCCCTCTTCGTGACGCGGCGCGGGGCCTCTCAGGGGGTGCGCGACGTCGTCCGGGGCCTGAAGGCCGAGGGGCGCCGCGAGGTCAGCCAGATCTCCGAATGCGCCAGGCCCTGGGGCGCCTACCGCGTGCTGTGCGAGGCCGAGCGCTTCAAGGTCAAGCGCATGGTCGTCATTCCCGGCAAGGGGCTGCCGCTGCAGTCCCACTGCCATCGGGTGGAGCACTGGATCGTCGTGCGCGGCACGGCCCGGGTGCGGGTCGGGGACGAGGAGCGCTTCGTCCACGAGGGGGAGGGCGTGTTCGTCCCCAAAAACGTTCCCTGTAGTCTCGAGAACTGCGGCCGCATCGAACTCGAGGTGGTGGCGGTCCAGGAGGGGGAGTACCTGGGCGAGGACGACTCCGTCCGTCCGGACGAGGAACGTCCGCCCGTCCGCGGCGAACAATGAGTAATCCTGACGTTCAAGCCGCCTTTCATCGGTGCTATCATGCCCGGTAATCGCATGGGAACGATGTTCCGTTCTCGAGCTCGTGAGGAGGGATTTATAGTGTTTTCCAGAAATTTTCTGCTTCTGAGTGTGATGGCGGCCCTCGTTGTGTTCGCCGCAGGGTCGGCCGCGAGCGCGGCCGTGGAGTCCGTCGCTGTCATCGACATGTTCGAGGTGACCAATAAGCACCCCAAGATGAACGACGCCAAGGCACAGATGGCCACGATCTCCCGCCAGAAGGAGAACGAGGCGAAGGCCGCGGCCGACAAGGAGTCCGACCCCGCGAAGAAGGCGCAGATCGTCCAGACCAAGCGGATGGAGCTGGCCCGCGAGGAACAGAAGATCATGGACCCCATTTTCAGGGACTGTCAGCAGGCCGTTCGTCAGGTGGCGGGGAACAAGAAGCTGACCCTCGTGCTGAACAAGTCCGTCGTCCTGATCGGCGGAGTGGACATCACGGAGGACGTCATCCAGCAGCTGGCCAAGGGCAGCGCCGCCGCCACAACCCCCAAGAAGAAATAACGAGGCTATCGGCATCGTTCCCAAAAGGCTGCGCGAATTGGAGCGCAGCCTTTTGTCCTGTTTTTGCGCCGGTTCGGCGCATCCCAAGGACGAGAAAGGCGGCTCGAAACACAACATGAAACTGTTCATCACGGACATCGACGACACGCTGTCGGTCGGCGAGGTGGTCTCGGAGGAGGTCATGAACGCCTGCGCCCGGCTCCGAAGCGCGGGATGGGACCTGATGGTCGCCACCGGGCGGACCTACAGCGCGGCCCGGAGACACATGGAGGCGATCGGCGTGACCCGCCCCTCGATCCTGTACAACGGGGGCCGCATCGTGGAGCCCGGCGGTCGTCCCCTCTACAGCCGCCTGATGGACAGGGACCTGGCACGCCGCGTCCTGGAATACGTCTGGACGCTTCCCCTGGAGCTCCAGATCTCCGGTGACGAACACATCGGCTGCCGGGAGAAGGACGCGGAGACGCGGCGGTTCTTTGCGGGCGTCGGCCCCATCCGCCTCGTGACGGAGCCCGTGGTGACCGAACCCGTGTTCCGCATCTGCCTGTGGATGGATTCCGAGATCATGCCCGAGGTGGAAAGGGATCTGAGGGAGCGGTTCGGCCACGAGGCGGAGGTGTGCCCCGGCGGCACGCAGTTCATGGACATCCAGCCCCTGGGGACCTCCAAGGGGACCGCTCTGGATCGCCTCCTGGCGGAGCTTCCCTCCAGGCCGGAGGTGATCGTCGCCGCGGGGGACCACAGAAACGACCTGGAGCTCCTGCGCCGGGCGGACATCGCAGCCTCGCCCGTCAACGCCCACGAGACCCTGCTCCGGGAGGCGGACCTCGTGATCCCGCGCGCGACGGAGCACGGCATAAGCACCCTGATCGACCACATCCTGTCCCCCGATTTCTCCGTGGGAGGCGCCACAGGTCAACGTCTGCTCTGACCCACGGGGCCGCCCGCGGTCGTTTATAATGGACAAGATGGGCAAGGGCGAGACAAATCCAAGGGGGCAGCGGAGTCCATGCAAAATCTGAGGTGGCTTTCGGGGGTGCTGGTCGCGGCTTTTCTCCTCCCGCTTTTTTCGGGAAAAGCCTTCGTGAGGGAGGCGTCCTGCGCGCAGCGGGAGCCGAACTGGGTCTGGAACGTCCTCGTCGTCCCCCCGCAGGGCGGATGGGAGAGCGAGTCGGGGCGTTCCATTCGGGCCGCCCTATCCTGGCACGAGGAGGAGATCGCGGACAGCGGCACCGGTGCCGGAGGGCACGACCTCCGGTTCGTGTACCTTCCGCCGATGGACGAGGACTCCGTCGCCTCCGCCCCTCTCTCGGTCGACAGGCGCACGGCAGCCGTAATGAGCTTCGCCTCCCCCGAGGTCGACCGCGGCCTGGCCGGGAAAATGGCGTCGCTCGGCGTCCCCCTTCTGCTGGCGGGCGGGGAGGACCTGCCCCCCGCTCCGGACGGACGTCCTCTGCCCTTCGTCTTCGCCCTCGATCTCTTCCGCGATTACCGAAGCAAGGCCTTCGCCGCCTACGCGGCCAGGATCATGACCCCTCAGGAGCATTTGGTCCTCATGGGAAGCCGCTTCACGGTCCATCAGGAACGCGAGGCCAAACTCTGCCAGACCCTTCTGGACGACGCCGGCTTCATGCCCATGCCCTACTGGGTGGACGCCTCGGTCTCCGACACCTTCGCGCTCGTCGGGGAGGAGGTCCGGAGCTCCGGACAGGGCGTGCTGATCTCCTTCATGGGCGGCATGGCGGTCAAGGAGCTTTGGCGCTCCTTCATGCACGCGCTCACCCCCTGGCGCCTGTGGCACTGCGGCAGGCCGGACGATTCCTTCCTCTCCTTCCGGGGCATGATCTTCGCCGACCAGAACCTGCTTCTGGACCAGAAGGGCGGTTTTCTGGACCTCAAGCGCCGCCTCTGGAACACGCGGGCCCTCCGGGTGACGGACGCCGTCGCCGCCGGCCGGGCCGACGCCCTTGCCCAATGGTTGGTCCAGGGACTCGACGCCCTTCCGGAATCGATGGAACACCCGGACCCCAAAGCCCTGCTGGACCGGCTGCGCAGGGTGGAGTTCGTCACCTTCGGCAACCAGAAGCTGGAGCTGACCCCCGAACACCAACGCCCCCGCTACCGTCAGGTTTACATCGTGGAGATCAGGGACCGCAGCTATTTCCTGCTGGACTCGCTTCCGGTCGAGGGTCCGGCCTACGTCTCCTATTATTGACCAGCTCCCTCCTCTCCGGGGTCTCGTGATAAAATATCGGGGTTCACGAGGGCGTGCGGGGGTGGCGGAACGGCAGACGCGCCAGACTTAGGATCTGGTGTCCTTGTGGCGTAGGGGTTCAAGTCCCCTCCTCCGCACCAGAAGTTTCGAAAGACGCTCGATTTCGAAAGGGCATCCTCATGGTTCCTTGGAGGATGCCCTTTTTGCCGGCCTCGCCGGCCTCGTCTCCCACTCGTCTCCCAAAAGACGCCCCTTTCGGCGGAGCCCGAGGGCTACGCCGGGTTCACCCAGACCCGGACGCCGGAGGCCACGGGACTGTCCGACGGGCGATAGGCCCTCAAAATCGTCTCCCCGAAGCGGAGGG comes from the Fretibacterium sp. OH1220_COT-178 genome and includes:
- a CDS encoding HAD family hydrolase, producing MKLFITDIDDTLSVGEVVSEEVMNACARLRSAGWDLMVATGRTYSAARRHMEAIGVTRPSILYNGGRIVEPGGRPLYSRLMDRDLARRVLEYVWTLPLELQISGDEHIGCREKDAETRRFFAGVGPIRLVTEPVVTEPVFRICLWMDSEIMPEVERDLRERFGHEAEVCPGGTQFMDIQPLGTSKGTALDRLLAELPSRPEVIVAAGDHRNDLELLRRADIAASPVNAHETLLREADLVIPRATEHGISTLIDHILSPDFSVGGATGQRLL
- a CDS encoding OmpH family outer membrane protein, coding for MFSRNFLLLSVMAALVVFAAGSAASAAVESVAVIDMFEVTNKHPKMNDAKAQMATISRQKENEAKAAADKESDPAKKAQIVQTKRMELAREEQKIMDPIFRDCQQAVRQVAGNKKLTLVLNKSVVLIGGVDITEDVIQQLAKGSAAATTPKKK
- a CDS encoding HAL/PAL/TAL family ammonia-lyase, translating into MKVTLNGSNLTLDHLWRIACEGAEVEISSDGLERLEASRRLVYDLAESDVPVYGFNTGVGWNKDRHIASEYFKAYNENLVHSHTLGVGPEASEAEVRAAMAIRLNCLLNGNTGIQPAIARRYADFLNHRLHPVIPERGSIGEGDITELSHIGLAMIGEGDVVYRGERMSSAEAHRRAGLETVVLGPKDGLAIVSSNAFAAAQGALVLADLFELADQADLIYAVSLEGLNGNVSPLNERSNALRKLPGQIASTANVRRFVAGSFIEDPDPDRPVQDPVSFRAGAYVHGSLRDAMEYVHRYLLIQMNTSDDNPCMLLEERRIISCSNFEVTTLAVGFEMLAIMLSHVSRTSCYRSIRLSNPVLTKLPRFLTPEEIHVHAFGALQKTFTALDAEIRHLSNPSSADYFSLAGGMEDHATNMPHVVQRLRRIVDNLKYVLGMEMIHAAQALTLRLNGNPELRLGRGTAAAYEEFRRTVPWYDRDRNLSADIQSAYEVVRSGRMLEAARRALD
- a CDS encoding mannose-1-phosphate guanylyltransferase/mannose-6-phosphate isomerase gives rise to the protein MSELYGLILTGGSGTRLWPRSREDLPKQFLALCGARTLFQETIVRMLRILPPERLRAVTGAQWESLVAHQAREVAHTPEDFIVLEPTMRNTAPAILLGCEALRDSGAGEDDVVVVTPSDHIVRNPDAFSEALERAVEAARAGCLATLGIVPDRPDTGFGYIRRGAARGPWFEVEAFVEKPDAATAEEYLRSGAYLWNGGVFVFTLGSLYRELERTSPPLFSLAGRGAAALHGEFEGIEPISFDYAVMERARRVAVVPLDAGWSDVGSWDALHEVSDRDERNNAAIGDVTLRNASNCFVDSRNRLTVLNDVEDIVVVDSPDALFVTRRGASQGVRDVVRGLKAEGRREVSQISECARPWGAYRVLCEAERFKVKRMVVIPGKGLPLQSHCHRVEHWIVVRGTARVRVGDEERFVHEGEGVFVPKNVPCSLENCGRIELEVVAVQEGEYLGEDDSVRPDEERPPVRGEQ